The Rhodospirillales bacterium genome includes the window GCCACCGATGTAGTAGAGCGCCTCCTGCGACAGTCCCTGGTATTTGTCGCCGGCGAAAACGGGCTTGCCGTCCTTCCAGATCGACTGATGGCAATGCATGCCCGAGCCGTTGTCGTGCATGACCGGCTTGGGCATGAAGGTCGCCGTCTTGTTCCAAGCGTCGGCCACGTTATGCACGACATACTTGTACTTTTGAACGTTGTCGGCGCAGTTCACAAGCGTGTCGAATTGTATGCCGAGCTCATGCTGGCTGGGCGCAACCTCGTGATGATGCTTCTCTACGCTGACGCCCATGCGAATCAGGCTAAGCACCATATCGCTGCGCATGTCCTGATGCTGATCGACTGGCGGCACCGGGAAGTAGCCACCCTTGGGACTTGGGCGATGACCCCGGTTTCCTTCGGGAAAGTCCTCGCCGGATTTGAAAGGATCTTCCCGAGAGTCAGTGAAGAAGTATGTCGAGTTCGGCATGACATCGAATCGCACGCTCTCGAAGACGAAGAACTCCGGCTCCGGGCCGAAGTTTGCTGTGTCGCCGATGCCGGTCGATTGCAGGTGTTTCTCGGCGCGCCGTGCGACACCGCGGGGATCGCGATCGTAACGCTCCCCTGTCGTGGGCTCGTGCACGTCACAGACGATGACCAGCAAATTCTTGGAGAAGGGATCCTCCACGCAAGTTTCGAGCTGCGGCTTGAGCTGCATGTCGGACTCGTTGATGTCCTTCCAGCCGGTGATCGACGAGCCATCGAACAGCAGGCCTTCGGTAAGGAAGTCCTCGGTGATGGTATCCTTGTGATGGGACAGATGCTGCCACTTGCCCTTCGGATCGGTGAAACGGAAATCGACGAAATCAATGTTGTCGCGCTCAAGGCGCGCGATCACCTCTGCTGCGGTAGTCATGATCGTCTCCTCTGTCCGCATAATCCCAGGACCCGACCGATACAGCCAGCTGAGCATTCACGATATCAACTTGGCAGTCTATCAGACAATTCGAAGAAAACCTAGTGCAGAGTGAACGATTTCACGAAATCGTCATAACATCACGTGCCATGGCTGTGTGAACCGAATCAGGCGGTTAGCGCCGCGACCACCTCATCGAACACGGCATCAGCGCGCTCATGCATCTCGGCCTCCGTCAGGGGCTGGATCGGATGCTTCACATAGATGGCGCCCGCGTTGAAACCATGGATTTCACGCCATGCCTTGACCCCGGACTCGAACTCCTCCGAGAACAGGGCGACGGCGGGAAGGCCCTTCCGATCAATCTCCAGCATGTCCTGCAGACTGCACGACGTACAAGAGCCTCAATCGGCCAGCGCCTCGACGACGACGTCGCAGCGTTCGGTGATCTCAGCCGTAACGGCGTCGGAGGCCTTCTTGGCGAAGGTCTCCTTGGCGAACCGCTCGACCTTGATGCCGAGTTCACCAAAGCGCGCCTCAAGCCGGTCAAGCAGCAGATCGCCCTGCCGCTTGGTGATGTCGAGCAATCCGACGGTCAGACCGTCGAGCGACGCCGGTGGCGCCTTGCGCTCGCGTATCCCGCCCGACCGTTCCGAGGTCGGATCGAGCAGGGTCGTGCTGTGCGTCATGGCACAATCTCCCTCGTTATGGGTTGCGACCCGCGCGGACCGCTGGCCCAGCCATGGATGATAGTGGAGAATAGCCCGGCGTTGCTACCGGTTCGAACCAACTGGAGGTCGCCGGGGCCGAATTTCGGAATCAGCGTGCCGTCCGTCGAACGCACCGTGGCACCGGCTTCGACATCGGCTTCGTTGCGCCCTGTGCGATCCATCAGAGCGTAGAAGATGCGGGCGCGATCCCACCCGGCCGCGCGGTAGACCGACCAGTACTCGCCCGACAGCACCAGCATGGCACCCTGGCCACCACCGGCATCCTGCGGATGGCCGAAGGCATTGAGTGTCATGGCGATGTTGTCGGTCAGCGCGTCCGGTTCGCGGGCGTTTTCCATGTTGTGGATGCTGGTGCCGCAGAATCCGAACACGGTCACGGCGGACTTGCCCGGCTCGATGCCGCGTGACTGTGCCAGGGACTGCCAGGCGTCATCCGATTCATCCTCAGCGAAACACAGGCCGAACTTGCCTGGGTGGCCGAAGGTGGAGCGGTCCGTGCCGCCAGGCATGGCGCCGCCGAGATTGATCACGAGAAGCTGGAGGGCTCGCGCGATCGTGGCGTTCGCACGGTTGCCGTGGCCCAGGGCATTGTGGCCGGTGTTCATGCCGATGCGCTTGGCCACAGGGCCGTTCACGACCACGCAGACACCGGCGCCCATCGTGGTCGACATCAGGCCTTGCCAGGCAAAATCCGGATCCATCGCGGCATCGAGCGCGGCCAACACCACGGGGAGGTGCTCGGGTCGGCATCCGGCCATCACGGCATTGATGGCAGCTTTCTCGACTGTGCAGGTCGCACCCGAGGGCGGAATGATACCCAGAACCTCATCGGGCTTGTGGCCTGTGCCGTCGAGCATGCGCAAAACGCGGGCCGGTGTCGGTGTCACGACCGGAAGGCCGTCGGTCCAGCCCTGGTCAAAGGCGTACTCCATCGGATCGTCGGGGAAGTCGACGATGACCTTGCACGCGCTGAGTCCGGTGTCGCCGAACCGGGCCTGTAGTTCCTCGGCCATGCCGGAGGCGACCGACAGCGATCCGCAGCCGGGCCGTTCCTCGGGTAAGTCGATGCCGAGATCGTTGACGCCGGTCAGGTTCTGCCATTCGCCGCGATGCCAGCCGATGACCCTACCCGTCTCGCGGCCGCCCTCACGTCGTATCAGCGTCGGCACGATGTCGGTTTCAAGCGCGAACGAGGCCTGGAGATCACGATCGTCGATCACGGCAAGCCCGCGCGGAAACTCCGGATTGTCCTGGGAGTAGATCGCCTTGAGATCGCCCAGCCGCTTCAGTTCGGCCGCCACCGGCGCGATGAGCTGACAGGTCGGACAATCCTCCTTGAGGACAAGTGCGAGGCCGTCTGCGGGCAGGTCCATGGGCGCATCTCCGGAAGGGAAGACATGTCGTCAGGTGATGCTACGATCCCCGCCGTTACAACCAAAGCCCAAAGGGAGATCCCATGTCCGATATTCAACGCCTTGAGCCTGCCGCACTCTTCAGCGGCGCCGTCATCCACGGCGACACCGTCTATCTCTCCGGCAAGGTCGCGTCTGACAGCTCGCTTGACGTGAAGGCCCAGACCCAGGACATTCTCGACCAGATCGATGCCACACTGGCGGCCTGCGGCACCGACAAGTCGAAGCTGCTGACCGTGATGATCTGGCTCACCGACATGGGCACCTGGGCCGAGATGAATGAGGTCTACACGCCGTGGATCGATCCAGACAACAAGCCCTGCCGCGCCTGCGTTGGCGCGTCGCTCGCGGCAACGGAATTCCTCGTCGAGATCCAGTGCGTCGCCGCGCGTTAACGGCAGGCGTATGAGCCGCCGTCGACTTCGAGCAGGGCACCGGTCAGGAACTTCTGATTGGGATCGGGGAGGAAGCAGCCGGCGTTGTTGACCAGGATGTCGAGGCCGCTCATCCCGTCGATCGCGCCGGCGACCAGCGCCCGGCATGCCGCTGCCCTTCCGATATCGCCGGGGGCTGAGACCATGTTCTCACCGCCGAGTTCTGCGATGGTCGCCGCCACGTCGTCGCCCTTTCGGCCATTGATCGCGACCCGTGCGCCGTGCTCCAGGAATGCCTTGGCAGCGGCCTTGCCGATACCGCGGGTCGAACCGGTAATCGGAACGCGTTTGCCCGAGAAGCTCATGTCCGCTCTTCCGTTGTCAGCGGTAATCGTCCAGCTCGTGGACGTACCATTCGGCGTTGCCCCTGATCCACGCGATCTCCTCGTCGGTGAGGTCGCGCAGCTTCATGGCCGGCACACCGCCCCAGAGTTCGCCCGACTTGACCACCTTGTTCGGGGCGACCAGAGCGCCGGCCGCGACCTGGGCGTGTTTCTCGACCACGGCGCCGTCGAGCACCGTGGCGCTGGACCCGGTCAGGGTCTCGTCGTGCAGGTGGCAGGCGTGCAGATGGACGTTGTGACCCAGCGTGACCCAATCGCCGATGATCGTCGGGAACCTGGTGCTGACGTGAACGACGCAGCCGTCCTGAACGTTCGAGCCGTGTCCGATGCGGATCGGACCGTCGTCGCCGCGCACGACAGCGTTGAACCAGACACTCGAGTCCGGCCCCATCTCGACATCGCCAATCACCGCCGCGCCGGGCAGGATGAGCGCGCTGTCGTCGATCCGCGGCCAGACATCCTTGCAGGGCATGACGATGGGGCCGGGCGGGGTCGGCCAGCGGTCCTGCGCCATTACTCGGCGGCCGTCTTCTGACCCTGAAGGCCGAAGAAGCTGTCGTCGTCGTAAGGCAGGGGTACCTCGATGGTCATGTCCTTCAGGCGGGCGAAGCGGGTCGATTTCCCGCGTACGATCTTGCCATGGTAGCTGTTCGGCATGGCCGGTTCCTTGAGCGCAAAGGCGTCGGCTGCCGTGTAGTCGCAGATCAGCAGCGCGCGCGGTCGGTCGGTCAGGTTCGGACCGCCGCCATGGGCCATCCAGGTGTGCATGATGACGAGGTTGCCGGCCTTGCCGGTCATCGGGACGGCCCTGGCCTCAAGCTCCTTGCTCGTCTCGGCGTCGATGCTGCCGGTGAACGCGCCATTCTCGTCGTGATGGCTGAACGGCGTCTTGTGGGAGCCGGGAACCACGGTCAACGGCCCCATCTCCTCGTCGGTGTCCGACAGGAAGAGCAGGGTGGTCACCATGCTGTCGTTGGTATGGGGGTCGTAGGCGTGGTCCTGGTGCCAGCCGACATGGGTGTCGGTGCCCGGCAGCTTTACGTTGATCTTGCAGTGATGAAACTTCACGTCGGGCCCGATGCAGTCAGCGACGTGGTCGGGCACGGTGCTGTCGAACAGCGCGGCGCGCACGGCCTCGGAGATTTCGATCGGGTTGGAGACCCGGCGCAGGCGCGGATGCTCGGCCGTGTGCCCGCCTTCGAGGTCGAAGCGGGCCTTGCCGTCGAGGCAGGTACCCCAGTTGGTGACGTGGCCTCGGCTCTCTTCGATCCAGTCGTCGAGCTGGGCGCGAAGGGCGTCGAGATGCGGGCCGGTCAGCACGCCGCGGCAAACGACGTAACCGTCGCGCTCGAACTGCTCTTTCTGTTGGTCGGTCAGAAAAGACATGGGGTGCTCCTTCCAGAACGCTCCAATCTAGTCCCGCCGAGCGGCGTGGTGCAAAGTTTTAGCTGCCGGCCTCGCACTCCGAAATCGCGGTCTTGAGGTCGGAGTATTCGGTGCAGCCGAGCCGACAGATACCGTCAAGCGCCTCAGGCTGCTCCCGGGCCCTGCCGACGGCGCCGATTGTCAGGTACTCGCGGGCGTCCCTGGATAGAGTACGACAAAGAGCCTTCATGGTGCCGATCTCCCCATTTGATTCGATCCGGGGTTAAGGCTGACGGCCCGACGTGGCCGTCGGCAGACCGGATTGATCACGATTTTGCAACCGGCGACGTCAGAGTTTTACGCAGGTCGTCATTTCCTGCAGAGGACCCGATCACGCTCATGGCTGAACGCGCACCTTGTATTCGCCACAATCGGTTCCAATCTGACCTCAGGGCAGACCGCAAAGATCGGATTAAGGTCGGATATGAGCGATCAGCAGGAAACCATGGAGCACAAGCCCCTGGA containing:
- a CDS encoding thioredoxin, yielding MDLPADGLALVLKEDCPTCQLIAPVAAELKRLGDLKAIYSQDNPEFPRGLAVIDDRDLQASFALETDIVPTLIRREGGRETGRVIGWHRGEWQNLTGVNDLGIDLPEERPGCGSLSVASGMAEELQARFGDTGLSACKVIVDFPDDPMEYAFDQGWTDGLPVVTPTPARVLRMLDGTGHKPDEVLGIIPPSGATCTVEKAAINAVMAGCRPEHLPVVLAALDAAMDPDFAWQGLMSTTMGAGVCVVVNGPVAKRIGMNTGHNALGHGNRANATIARALQLLVINLGGAMPGGTDRSTFGHPGKFGLCFAEDESDDAWQSLAQSRGIEPGKSAVTVFGFCGTSIHNMENAREPDALTDNIAMTLNAFGHPQDAGGGQGAMLVLSGEYWSVYRAAGWDRARIFYALMDRTGRNEADVEAGATVRSTDGTLIPKFGPGDLQLVRTGSNAGLFSTIIHGWASGPRGSQPITREIVP
- a CDS encoding gamma carbonic anhydrase family protein; protein product: MAQDRWPTPPGPIVMPCKDVWPRIDDSALILPGAAVIGDVEMGPDSSVWFNAVVRGDDGPIRIGHGSNVQDGCVVHVSTRFPTIIGDWVTLGHNVHLHACHLHDETLTGSSATVLDGAVVEKHAQVAAGALVAPNKVVKSGELWGGVPAMKLRDLTDEEIAWIRGNAEWYVHELDDYR
- a CDS encoding phytanoyl-CoA dioxygenase family protein — translated: MSFLTDQQKEQFERDGYVVCRGVLTGPHLDALRAQLDDWIEESRGHVTNWGTCLDGKARFDLEGGHTAEHPRLRRVSNPIEISEAVRAALFDSTVPDHVADCIGPDVKFHHCKINVKLPGTDTHVGWHQDHAYDPHTNDSMVTTLLFLSDTDEEMGPLTVVPGSHKTPFSHHDENGAFTGSIDAETSKELEARAVPMTGKAGNLVIMHTWMAHGGGPNLTDRPRALLICDYTAADAFALKEPAMPNSYHGKIVRGKSTRFARLKDMTIEVPLPYDDDSFFGLQGQKTAAE
- the glnA gene encoding type I glutamate--ammonia ligase; the protein is MTTAAEVIARLERDNIDFVDFRFTDPKGKWQHLSHHKDTITEDFLTEGLLFDGSSITGWKDINESDMQLKPQLETCVEDPFSKNLLVIVCDVHEPTTGERYDRDPRGVARRAEKHLQSTGIGDTANFGPEPEFFVFESVRFDVMPNSTYFFTDSREDPFKSGEDFPEGNRGHRPSPKGGYFPVPPVDQHQDMRSDMVLSLIRMGVSVEKHHHEVAPSQHELGIQFDTLVNCADNVQKYKYVVHNVADAWNKTATFMPKPVMHDNGSGMHCHQSIWKDGKPVFAGDKYQGLSQEALYYIGGIIKHGRALNAFTNPTTNSYKRLVPGYEAPVFLAYASRNRSASCRIPHAESPNAKRVEVRFPDASANPYLAFSAMLMAGLDGIENKINPGEALERNLYDMPKDEIVDLPTVCRSLREAVRAVAKDHEFLLKGGVFTEDMIEAYLHIKRQDLHLAETTTSALEYQMYYSV
- a CDS encoding SDR family NAD(P)-dependent oxidoreductase — its product is MSFSGKRVPITGSTRGIGKAAAKAFLEHGARVAINGRKGDDVAATIAELGGENMVSAPGDIGRAAACRALVAGAIDGMSGLDILVNNAGCFLPDPNQKFLTGALLEVDGGSYACR
- a CDS encoding RidA family protein, yielding MSDIQRLEPAALFSGAVIHGDTVYLSGKVASDSSLDVKAQTQDILDQIDATLAACGTDKSKLLTVMIWLTDMGTWAEMNEVYTPWIDPDNKPCRACVGASLAATEFLVEIQCVAAR